Proteins from one Gammaproteobacteria bacterium genomic window:
- a CDS encoding conserved hypothetical protein (Evidence 4 : Unknown function but conserved in other organisms) — protein MYMVEKNNKIATLLLHDRGYDLSALVVPLLKGVIYQENDGELWNGLLRLQAQVRDYVAVLGLELMLDEVEKYAFLRSRAESDDTTKQPRLIARRPLSFPVSLLLALLRKKLAEFDAVGNDTRLVLSRDEIVGLIQVFLPESTNEAKIIDQVDTHLNKIVELGFLRILKIPNESIPMFEVRRILKAFVDAQWLANFDQGLAAYQSQIGIRKQGFE, from the coding sequence ATGTACATGGTGGAAAAAAATAACAAAATAGCAACTCTTCTTCTCCACGACAGAGGTTACGATTTATCAGCCTTGGTTGTCCCGCTACTCAAGGGAGTCATTTACCAGGAAAACGACGGTGAATTATGGAATGGATTACTGCGTCTGCAAGCACAGGTGCGTGATTATGTGGCGGTGCTAGGATTAGAATTGATGTTAGACGAGGTGGAAAAATATGCTTTCCTACGTTCGCGTGCTGAATCAGACGATACCACCAAGCAACCACGCCTGATAGCGCGGCGGCCATTATCGTTTCCCGTTAGTTTGTTACTTGCATTATTGCGTAAAAAATTGGCCGAATTCGACGCGGTTGGCAATGATACTCGCCTGGTATTGTCACGCGATGAAATCGTTGGCTTAATTCAGGTGTTCCTCCCAGAAAGTACCAACGAAGCAAAAATTATCGATCAAGTTGATACCCACCTTAATAAAATCGTCGAGCTGGGTTTTCTCCGCATTTTGAAAATACCGAATGAATCAATACCAATGTTCGAAGTGCGACGGATCCTGAAAGCCTTTGTCGACGCGCAATGGCTGGCTAATTTCGATCAAGGACTCGCGGCTTATCAGTCCCAAATTGGAATACGGAAACAAGGGTTTGAGTGA
- the metAS gene encoding Homoserine O-succinyltransferase, translating into MPLVAHNGLPSFERLRQEGVNILPACRAAQQDIRELHIGLCNMMPDAALEATERQFFRLIGESNPIAQFHAHPFTLDALPRGESARKHIACYYEPFDKVRKEGLDGLIISGANVTHSELSRESFWQPLIAVIDWALESVTSTLCSCLATHAVLQILYDQRRVAMPRKRWGVYSHRVMDFYHPLVKDINTRFDVPHSRWNDISRQQFEAAGVHILAESEEAGVHLAVSNDRLRMVFFQGHPEYDTISLLKEYKRDTIFYAEGRIQIYPPFPHNYFGLQEQAILNEYREQVEFARARKKIIPKFPEHLISRRLDNTWHDTAEAVVGNWMGCIYQVTHSDRRRPFMENVDPDDPLGLRKI; encoded by the coding sequence ATGCCCCTGGTTGCCCATAATGGTTTACCGAGCTTTGAGCGTTTGCGTCAAGAGGGAGTCAATATTCTTCCGGCGTGCCGCGCAGCTCAACAAGATATTCGTGAGTTACACATCGGACTGTGCAACATGATGCCTGATGCCGCTCTGGAAGCCACGGAACGCCAATTTTTTCGCTTAATTGGAGAAAGCAATCCAATTGCCCAATTCCATGCGCACCCCTTCACCCTGGACGCGCTACCTCGCGGAGAATCAGCTCGCAAGCATATAGCCTGTTATTACGAGCCATTTGACAAAGTCAGAAAAGAAGGTCTTGATGGTCTAATTATTAGCGGAGCTAATGTCACTCATTCCGAGCTTTCACGGGAATCTTTTTGGCAACCGCTTATTGCAGTGATTGATTGGGCGCTTGAAAGCGTTACTTCCACATTATGCTCTTGCTTGGCGACTCACGCCGTGCTGCAAATTCTTTACGATCAACGCCGTGTTGCCATGCCACGCAAACGTTGGGGAGTATATTCTCACCGTGTAATGGATTTTTATCATCCATTGGTGAAAGACATCAATACTCGTTTCGATGTGCCGCATTCACGGTGGAACGATATTTCTCGACAACAATTTGAAGCCGCCGGCGTCCATATCCTGGCAGAAAGCGAGGAGGCCGGGGTGCATCTCGCAGTAAGCAATGATCGACTGCGTATGGTATTTTTTCAGGGGCATCCTGAATATGACACCATCTCCCTGTTGAAGGAATACAAACGTGATACCATCTTTTACGCCGAAGGCCGAATCCAGATTTATCCGCCGTTTCCACATAATTATTTTGGTCTCCAAGAACAAGCTATTTTAAATGAATACCGCGAGCAGGTTGAATTTGCGCGCGCACGGAAAAAAATCATTCCGAAATTTCCTGAACATTTAATCAGCCGGCGTTTAGACAATACCTGGCACGACACAGCTGAGGCAGTAGTTGGAAACTGGATGGGCTGCATCTATCAAGTAACTCATTCTGATCGCCGTCGGCCTTTTATGGAAAATGTCGATCCCGATGATCCACTGGGATTACGAAAAATTTGA
- a CDS encoding zinc/manganese transport system substrate-binding protein, with product MKSFIIGLLIWYLPEAVWSQEINVVVTFSVLADMVQEVGGNQVKVRMLVGSNGDPHVYEPTPTDSAALAHAELVFVSGLGLEGWMDRLISASGYHGKVVVASNGVETHTLIDHVRENGVKSRNVITTDPHAWTSAANGVIYATNIQAALIAADPAHTAQYQISGDRYLAELRKLDAWARHEIETIPMDKRKIITSHQSFGYLGNAYGIEFRAPIGFSTESEPSAQQVAALIDQIRREQIKAVFIENATDARLVKLVARETGARPGGVLYAEALSKENGPASSYIKMIQYNIKIMKAGMQGDNQ from the coding sequence ATGAAATCGTTCATTATCGGTTTGCTAATCTGGTATTTGCCGGAGGCGGTGTGGTCTCAAGAGATCAATGTCGTGGTTACCTTCAGCGTTCTCGCCGATATGGTTCAAGAGGTGGGGGGTAACCAGGTCAAGGTGCGCATGCTGGTTGGTTCCAATGGCGATCCCCATGTTTACGAGCCAACTCCAACGGATAGTGCGGCACTAGCTCATGCCGAGCTCGTTTTCGTCAGCGGTCTTGGCCTGGAAGGCTGGATGGATCGATTGATCAGTGCTTCTGGCTACCATGGAAAAGTCGTGGTTGCTTCCAATGGCGTTGAAACTCATACCCTGATTGACCACGTAAGAGAAAACGGTGTGAAGTCCAGGAACGTCATTACTACTGACCCTCATGCCTGGACCAGTGCCGCCAATGGGGTGATTTACGCTACTAACATTCAGGCGGCGCTGATCGCTGCCGATCCCGCCCATACTGCGCAATATCAGATTAGCGGCGACCGTTATCTTGCGGAACTAAGAAAGCTTGACGCTTGGGCGCGTCATGAGATTGAAACAATTCCGATGGATAAACGAAAAATAATCACTAGTCATCAATCATTTGGCTACCTAGGTAACGCCTATGGCATTGAGTTCAGGGCGCCGATTGGCTTCTCGACCGAATCAGAACCATCGGCTCAACAGGTAGCGGCGTTGATCGATCAAATTCGCAGAGAACAAATCAAGGCAGTATTTATCGAAAATGCCACTGATGCCCGCCTGGTCAAGCTGGTTGCCCGCGAAACCGGAGCGCGACCGGGGGGTGTTCTGTACGCCGAGGCGCTATCCAAAGAGAATGGCCCCGCCAGCAGCTATATCAAAATGATTCAATACAATATCAAAATCATGAAAGCAGGGATGCAGGGAGATAATCAGTAA
- the tsaB gene encoding tRNA threonylcarbamoyladenosine biosynthesis protein TsaB encodes MIHWDYEKFEMKILAIETSTDACSCALWLNEEIREQFVLAPRSHGTLILSMVDELLREGGLGLKELDGLAFGCGPGAFTGLRIAAGVVQGLAFAAELPVVAISSLAALAQATRNYSPHGEIGEQILAIQDARMGEVYHGAFRRGSDFLVRVVGAVSVCRPEQVTLPPGDGGWIIVGSGWGTHGTVLIQSLTGSAITILSELLYPRAGDVARLAVSELAAGRGMPAEQALPVYLRQLSLKMCA; translated from the coding sequence ATGATCCACTGGGATTACGAAAAATTTGAAATGAAAATTCTGGCCATTGAAACATCGACTGATGCCTGTTCTTGTGCTTTATGGCTCAATGAAGAAATACGAGAACAATTCGTGCTTGCTCCGCGTTCTCATGGAACACTCATCCTGTCGATGGTTGATGAGCTATTAAGGGAAGGTGGTTTAGGTTTGAAAGAACTGGATGGCCTTGCTTTTGGTTGTGGGCCAGGTGCCTTTACAGGATTGCGGATTGCTGCAGGAGTCGTACAGGGACTGGCGTTCGCAGCGGAATTGCCAGTGGTGGCAATTTCTTCTCTGGCAGCTTTGGCGCAAGCTACTAGGAATTATTCCCCGCATGGGGAAATAGGTGAACAGATATTGGCAATACAGGACGCACGCATGGGAGAAGTCTACCATGGCGCTTTTCGACGCGGCTCTGATTTTCTGGTGAGAGTGGTTGGCGCGGTTAGTGTCTGTCGGCCAGAGCAAGTCACACTGCCACCGGGAGACGGTGGATGGATAATCGTGGGTAGTGGCTGGGGTACTCACGGCACTGTCCTTATCCAATCCTTGACTGGGAGCGCAATCACCATCCTGTCGGAGCTGCTCTATCCTCGGGCTGGAGACGTAGCGCGCCTTGCGGTATCCGAGCTGGCCGCCGGACGCGGGATGCCTGCCGAGCAGGCATTACCCGTATATTTGCGTCAACTGTCTCTTAAAATGTGCGCATAA
- a CDS encoding ATP-dependent exonuclease SbcCD, C subunit-like protein, producing the protein MMNEEQLEMAFVANDTLTGFRLHRLEVFNWGTFNARVWSIHPECRNSLLTGDIGSGKSTLVDAVTTLLVPTQRIAYNKAAGAAASERTLRSYVLGYYKSERNDLSGAAKPVALRGDNTYSVILGVFYNSAHGQMITLAQVFWIKDPYGQPARFFLGIERDLSIKEHFSNFGADISGLRKKLRGLGAELFDNFPPYGAWFRRRFGIDNEQALELFHQTVSMKSVGNLTDFVRNHMLEPFDVAPRAAALIAHFDDLNCTHQAVLKAKRQIILLTPLVADCNQHTDLAIQRDELCACQEAVKIYFAGLKLSLLDERLALLNITWARENSRVEALTELRQTLQNKQNELKRNIAENGGNRIELLEQEIRDKEKERLSRQRKAQRHAELVNALGQSPARDVDSFLIQRQQFSTLDQDERTREMELQNALTETSMALRQGKQEHAQLSAEIKSLKARRSNIPGEQIAMRDSLCVTLSLPETDIPFAGELLQVRENERDWEGAAERLLRSFGLSLLVPDTHYARVVEWVDRTQLRGRLVYFRVRAVGRTEMRDLHRDSLARKLMIKDSPYYDWLEREINHRFDVACCATQEQFRREMRAITRSGQIKAPGERHEKDDRYRIDDHSRYVLGWTNAAKIAALENREQQLKAHLGELGTQIAMLQKNLGAIKTRVEILSKLDEYPEFRELDWQSLASEIAKLQNEKIELESTSNLLKELASQLITVEQDLKKIEIKLDNAKDQRSKIAQQITDTKFSRHQCQNLLDAAGNAIHLTRFSRLESLRLEALGEHKLSMESYDDDEQKMRSWLGNRINNENKNINKLRERIIKLMTEYKDAYRLDTQEVDVNIDACGEYSKMLELLRTDDLPRFEARFKELLNENTIREVANFQSQLNRERETIKERIAQINRSLTKIDYNPGRYIVLEAGLTQDATIRDFQNEMRACTEGGPTGSDDSQYSEKKFLQVKEIIEKFRGREGQSEADRRWVIKVTDVRNWFTFAASERWREDGTEYEHYSDSGGKSGGQKEKLAYTILAASLVYQFGLELGSMGNSPRSFRFVVIDEAFGRGSDESAQYGLKLFQQLNLQLLIVTPLQKIHIIEPFVASVGFVHNEEGRASKLRNLTIEEYQVEKERLKG; encoded by the coding sequence GTGATGAATGAAGAACAGTTGGAAATGGCGTTTGTCGCTAATGACACACTGACAGGATTTCGTCTTCATCGCCTGGAAGTATTCAATTGGGGCACTTTCAACGCTCGGGTTTGGTCGATCCACCCTGAATGCAGGAATTCTTTGCTGACTGGTGATATTGGTTCGGGAAAATCAACCCTAGTTGATGCGGTGACTACCTTGTTGGTGCCGACACAACGCATTGCTTATAACAAGGCTGCGGGTGCTGCGGCGAGTGAGCGAACTCTGCGTTCCTACGTGTTAGGGTATTATAAATCCGAGCGCAATGATTTAAGCGGAGCCGCTAAACCAGTTGCCTTGCGTGGCGATAATACTTATTCGGTCATTCTTGGAGTATTTTATAATTCCGCCCATGGTCAGATGATAACCTTGGCGCAAGTATTCTGGATTAAGGATCCTTATGGACAACCAGCACGATTTTTTTTGGGAATTGAGCGTGATCTGTCCATTAAGGAGCATTTTTCCAATTTTGGCGCGGACATTAGCGGATTGCGGAAAAAACTCCGTGGGCTAGGCGCAGAATTATTCGATAATTTTCCTCCCTATGGCGCATGGTTTCGCCGTCGTTTCGGCATTGACAACGAGCAGGCCCTGGAGTTATTTCACCAGACCGTATCGATGAAGTCAGTAGGGAATTTGACTGACTTTGTGCGCAACCACATGCTTGAACCCTTTGACGTGGCACCACGAGCAGCAGCGTTAATTGCTCACTTCGATGACCTGAATTGCACCCACCAAGCGGTGCTCAAGGCCAAGCGTCAAATTATCCTGTTGACCCCATTGGTTGCAGACTGTAATCAACACACAGATCTTGCCATCCAGCGTGATGAATTATGCGCTTGTCAGGAAGCAGTAAAGATCTATTTTGCCGGTCTAAAATTATCCTTGCTCGATGAACGTCTTGCCCTTTTGAATATTACCTGGGCACGAGAGAATTCCCGGGTGGAAGCTTTAACCGAGCTTCGCCAGACTCTGCAAAATAAACAAAATGAACTCAAGCGTAATATTGCTGAAAACGGTGGCAATCGCATTGAATTACTCGAACAGGAAATCCGTGACAAGGAAAAGGAACGCTTGTCGCGTCAACGGAAGGCACAACGTCACGCTGAATTGGTTAATGCTTTGGGACAATCTCCGGCTAGAGATGTGGATTCTTTTCTAATTCAACGTCAACAATTTTCAACGCTGGATCAGGATGAACGCACACGCGAAATGGAACTACAAAATGCCTTGACGGAAACCAGCATGGCGCTACGCCAGGGAAAGCAGGAACATGCTCAATTGAGCGCAGAAATTAAAAGCCTGAAAGCACGCCGCAGCAACATTCCAGGTGAACAAATCGCTATGCGTGATTCCCTGTGCGTCACGCTCTCGCTGCCAGAAACGGATATACCTTTCGCAGGTGAATTATTACAAGTTCGTGAAAATGAACGCGACTGGGAAGGGGCCGCTGAACGATTGCTCCGCAGTTTTGGCCTGTCGCTATTAGTACCGGATACGCATTATGCCAGAGTAGTCGAATGGGTTGATCGCACCCAGCTTCGCGGGCGCTTGGTCTATTTCCGGGTACGCGCCGTTGGTCGAACTGAAATGCGCGATTTACATCGTGATTCCCTGGCACGTAAACTGATGATTAAGGATTCACCCTATTATGATTGGCTTGAACGGGAAATTAATCACCGTTTCGATGTCGCTTGCTGCGCCACGCAAGAACAATTTCGCCGTGAAATGCGCGCTATTACCCGTTCTGGTCAAATTAAAGCACCGGGGGAACGCCACGAAAAAGATGACCGTTATCGCATCGACGACCATAGTCGCTATGTGCTGGGTTGGACTAACGCCGCTAAAATCGCCGCACTGGAAAACCGAGAACAACAACTCAAAGCGCACCTTGGCGAGTTGGGCACTCAAATTGCCATGCTGCAAAAGAATTTAGGTGCAATTAAAACTCGCGTGGAGATTCTTTCCAAACTGGATGAATACCCAGAATTTCGTGAACTTGACTGGCAATCCCTTGCCAGCGAAATCGCAAAACTGCAAAATGAAAAAATCGAACTGGAAAGCACCTCCAATTTGCTTAAGGAACTTGCTAGTCAGTTGATAACCGTCGAGCAGGATCTTAAAAAAATTGAAATAAAACTGGATAATGCCAAGGATCAACGTTCAAAAATAGCGCAACAAATAACGGACACTAAATTTTCTCGCCATCAATGCCAAAATTTACTTGATGCCGCAGGGAACGCCATCCACCTAACGCGTTTTTCCCGTCTAGAGTCCTTGCGCCTGGAAGCTCTGGGTGAACATAAATTAAGCATGGAATCCTATGATGACGATGAACAAAAAATGCGCAGTTGGCTAGGAAATCGCATTAACAATGAAAATAAAAATATCAATAAACTGCGCGAACGCATCATTAAATTAATGACAGAATACAAGGATGCTTACCGCCTTGATACTCAGGAAGTGGATGTCAACATTGATGCCTGTGGTGAATACAGCAAAATGTTGGAATTACTGCGCACGGATGATTTACCTCGTTTCGAGGCACGCTTCAAAGAATTATTAAACGAAAACACGATCCGAGAAGTAGCCAATTTTCAGTCACAACTCAACCGCGAACGAGAAACCATTAAGGAACGCATTGCCCAGATTAACCGGTCACTCACTAAAATTGATTATAACCCTGGCCGTTATATTGTTCTGGAAGCAGGTCTCACCCAAGATGCCACTATCCGCGATTTCCAGAATGAAATGCGCGCCTGTACCGAAGGTGGCCCGACGGGTTCCGACGATAGCCAGTATTCAGAAAAAAAATTTTTGCAAGTTAAAGAAATCATCGAAAAATTTCGTGGTCGAGAAGGACAGTCCGAGGCAGATCGACGCTGGGTAATCAAGGTCACTGACGTGCGTAACTGGTTTACGTTTGCCGCGTCCGAACGCTGGCGCGAGGATGGAACTGAATATGAGCATTATTCGGATTCGGGTGGCAAATCGGGTGGACAAAAAGAAAAACTGGCCTATACCATTCTTGCTGCCAGTTTAGTTTATCAATTCGGCTTAGAATTAGGCAGCATGGGCAATTCTCCGCGATCCTTCCGTTTCGTGGTTATTGATGAGGCCTTCGGACGCGGTTCTGACGAATCAGCACAATATGGCTTGAAATTATTCCAGCAACTTAATTTACAGCTTTTGATCGTTACGCCACTGCAAAAGATTCACATCATCGAGCCGTTCGTCGCCAGTGTGGGTTTTGTGCATAACGAAGAAGGCCGTGCTTCCAAGCTCCGCAATCTTACCATTGAGGAATATCAGGTGGAAAAAGAACGATTAAAAGGATAA
- the ycfH gene encoding Uncharacterized metal-dependent hydrolase YcfH, with translation MHHDLKTMTLSPSTLPRLIDSHCHLDRLDLAPFRGQLSEALAAARREGVERFLCVSINLDNFSQILTIAENFSDVHISVGIHPGECVSHEPEVEELIALAQHPAVVAIGETGLDYHYHQGDSGWQQERFRRHIIAARAVGKPLIIHSREARADTLRILAEEGAREVGGIMHCFTEDWNTARAAWELGFYISFSGIITFRNAVELREVAIRLPLESLLVETDSPYLAPVPYRGKSNHPAWVRYVAEQLAKVRKMELITLAEATTTNFLRLMTAHGSLK, from the coding sequence ATGCACCATGATCTAAAAACAATGACATTATCCCCATCCACGCTACCACGATTAATTGATTCACATTGTCATCTGGATCGTCTTGATCTTGCTCCTTTTAGAGGACAACTCTCGGAGGCATTGGCGGCAGCCCGTCGAGAAGGCGTAGAGCGATTCTTGTGTGTGTCCATCAATCTCGATAATTTTTCTCAAATACTGACCATAGCGGAAAATTTTTCTGATGTTCACATTTCAGTTGGAATTCATCCTGGGGAGTGTGTTTCCCACGAACCCGAGGTTGAGGAATTAATTGCTTTGGCTCAACATCCGGCGGTAGTGGCCATCGGCGAAACAGGATTGGATTATCACTATCATCAAGGTGATTCTGGCTGGCAACAGGAGCGTTTTCGTCGTCATATTATAGCGGCGCGGGCGGTAGGTAAACCGCTAATCATTCACAGTCGTGAAGCGCGCGCCGATACTTTGCGTATCCTGGCCGAGGAGGGCGCACGCGAAGTTGGCGGAATCATGCATTGTTTCACCGAAGATTGGAATACCGCCCGCGCCGCCTGGGAATTAGGTTTTTATATTTCTTTTTCCGGAATTATAACTTTCCGTAACGCCGTTGAATTGCGCGAGGTGGCAATTCGTTTGCCACTTGAATCGTTATTGGTGGAAACTGATTCTCCTTATTTGGCTCCTGTACCCTATCGTGGAAAATCCAACCATCCAGCCTGGGTTCGATATGTAGCCGAACAGCTTGCTAAGGTACGTAAAATGGAATTAATCACCCTCGCCGAGGCAACCACCACCAATTTTTTACGCTTGATGACCGCTCACGGTAGCTTGAAGTAA
- a CDS encoding hypothetical protein (Evidence 5 : Unknown function), which produces MGSVPDWLHRESPPNENDLMTKKSKEDFVLLQATVSGHQA; this is translated from the coding sequence TTGGGATCGGTACCTGATTGGTTGCATCGTGAATCTCCACCGAACGAAAATGATTTAATGACTAAAAAAAGCAAGGAAGATTTTGTTTTACTTCAAGCTACCGTGAGCGGTCATCAAGCGTAA
- the acrA gene encoding Multidrug efflux pump subunit AcrA, which produces MQPIRYRSQSINRMIIFIPIIFLLVGCENKFAAPTPPSVPALTPVPEVATVTIEPSSVELTTELPGRASAYLVAEIRPRVNGIIQKRLFQEGSDVKAGQLLYQIDPVSFQVAQDSARASLGKARASLPSVRARAERYRKLLANNAISQQDYDDALAAVAQTQAEIEYWKTSVEAAQINFDYTRVTAPISGRVGKSNVTDGALVTAYQPLVLATIQQLDPIYVDVSQSSSELLRLKRNVENGRFSMNGKKENKVRIFLEDGTAYPLEGKMQFRDITIDPATGSFSLRIVVPNPNYLLLPGMFLRAVIQDGIIEKAILAPQQGVTRTPKGEPMVLIVDDANTVQRRMLTLNRAIGNQWLVSSGLSGGERVIIEGMMNARPGSVVKLVSLNNSNNSMPGVAATNTNPPAAKSN; this is translated from the coding sequence ATGCAACCAATCAGGTACCGATCCCAATCGATCAACCGGATGATAATTTTTATACCAATAATTTTTCTTTTGGTAGGATGTGAAAATAAATTCGCTGCGCCGACGCCACCAAGCGTACCAGCTCTCACTCCAGTTCCAGAAGTAGCAACAGTGACCATCGAGCCAAGTTCTGTCGAATTAACCACTGAATTGCCGGGACGTGCTTCCGCTTATTTGGTTGCTGAAATACGTCCTAGAGTTAATGGCATTATCCAGAAACGTTTATTTCAGGAAGGCTCAGATGTTAAGGCAGGACAATTATTGTACCAGATTGATCCTGTATCCTTTCAGGTGGCCCAGGACTCAGCGCGGGCCTCGCTTGGTAAAGCGCGCGCTAGTTTGCCATCGGTTCGCGCACGCGCTGAACGCTATCGAAAATTACTGGCTAACAATGCAATCAGTCAACAGGATTATGATGATGCGCTCGCAGCAGTGGCGCAGACACAAGCTGAAATTGAATATTGGAAAACCTCGGTGGAGGCAGCCCAAATTAATTTTGATTACACTCGAGTTACTGCACCCATTTCCGGGCGCGTTGGTAAATCGAATGTAACCGATGGCGCGCTGGTGACAGCGTATCAGCCATTGGTCCTTGCTACTATTCAACAACTTGATCCAATTTATGTTGATGTTTCTCAATCATCATCGGAACTGCTACGCTTAAAACGCAATGTAGAAAATGGACGGTTCAGCATGAATGGAAAAAAAGAAAATAAAGTCAGGATTTTTTTGGAAGACGGGACAGCGTATCCGCTGGAAGGAAAAATGCAATTCCGTGATATCACGATTGATCCAGCAACCGGCTCATTTAGCTTGCGCATTGTGGTCCCCAATCCAAATTATTTGTTGCTGCCAGGCATGTTTTTACGTGCGGTCATTCAGGACGGGATCATCGAAAAGGCCATTTTAGCTCCTCAGCAAGGAGTGACACGCACTCCCAAAGGCGAACCAATGGTGCTCATTGTAGATGATGCCAATACCGTTCAACGGCGCATGTTGACACTTAATCGCGCCATCGGTAACCAATGGTTGGTTTCATCTGGTCTGTCCGGTGGCGAACGGGTAATTATCGAAGGAATGATGAACGCGCGGCCAGGAAGCGTTGTAAAATTGGTTTCCTTGAATAATTCAAATAATTCAATGCCCGGCGTAGCAGCCACTAACACGAATCCCCCTGCCGCAAAATCAAATTGA